In Babesia microti strain RI chromosome IV, complete genome, the sequence AGTAGTGATTAGTAGGTGGATTAAGGGTTATAATTTGCAAGTGTTCCAAATCAAATTCAGTCTCCGAAATTCTTTTTATGGGGTatattgcgatattttgtaaattagtAACAATGGCTACGACATGTGATGGAAACAGTTTCTTGTCCACATCTGAagaatacataaatttaattggCAGATAGTCGTGGCAGCAACTGCTATCTTCTCTAGCCATTTGTATCACTCGTCCACTGGAACTAGTTTTTGCTATATTTTCTGTACTAAGTAAAGCTTTCACGGATTGCCTGATGAATTCttttatattgtatagTTCGACGTGCTGATTTCTCAGTTTCACTGCTAGCAAATAAGAATCCATATCTCGGCTGTAGTTACAAACATCGATTGATTCTACAacatcatcaaattcaattgtagGTGCAACCAATTTGATCTCATTCCCTTCATTATTAGTGATTGTCATTCCATCACACCTTATTTGTAGATCGTCTGGATAGATGTTATCCTTGCAACATTTTTTCATACTAACAAGCATTATCTTTGCCACTGATTTTGCACAAACACTCGTATTAACATTACCACtgataatgatattgtGTATGGTAAGTACTGGTAGCCAATCGCTGGTGCTATTGGATAGAAGTTTTATATGTCTAGCAGAGTAATGGAGAGTAGAATGTAGCAAATGCTGGAAAGAAAAAGGGAGATTGCTATAGAAGTGGAACCTAAAATCATCTCGGTCAGGAGGAAACCAGCTTTCATAGTCCCTGATATTATGCATCCAGTCCAAGTGCAGCGCCTTCTTATCCTTGATACTCCATTCGTGAGTGATGCGATTTAGGGGTttattgtatgtatttCTGAGGAATACACGATACctttcaaatatttgatcGCACAATCCATCGCACTGCGAGGCTATTTTACACCGTCCCCTAGAATATGCATTTTGTTCATCCTTTACCTACATAAGCAGCCTCCTACATTTGTCTGTGTCACCATATGTAGCAGATTGTCGAAAATGCCATTGGAGACATTTTCACTTATTGCACAATCGGATTTATCCACACATTCGCTCATAACAACTTGATAAATAACcaatcaattaaaatatttgacaaCAAACCTGTTGACGGTATGTGAGATGTCCTACACCATAACGTACTAACGCATTTTTGATCCAGGTACAGTGTCCCACATATACTATTAAGTGAGCCTAACGTTGATACACATGGTAAAATTAAGTTAGTTTCTAAAAATACATGAAAATGTTGTTAAGCGTCAGCCCCGCCTTTACTAGCAGGGCTGTCACTGCTACAAGTACCGCCAGTGCTGGTGTTGTTTTCTACAAATGAGAGCATTAAATTTAGTACTCGTTTGGCAAATACACTAGGCTCCTTTATGGTGTACCCACCCAAAATGGATACTACGTCGAACAACTGCAGTGCGATTTCCCTAGGTTTGTCACCAAGCCTATCCACCTTCACCAACTCATCCAAATgtctaataattttatgctCTGTATTGATTTCCAGCACCGGTTTTGTCATCAGTGCATTGGATATAACATCTTCCTCTTGCACTCCCTGTGCTGTGGCCTGCTGTCTCATATATTTCTGCATGGATGGACTGAGGCCATATTCCGACTGCACCAGCACAGCTGGTGACACAGTTAATCTACTTGACACTCTGACATCATGCACCTTCTCAACCAGAAGATCTTTCATCCATGCACATAGAGTTTCGAACCCAGAACTTGTTCCAGATTTATCATCAGCTGACCCATTCGACTGGTCAGTACTGGCGTCAATCTTCAAATCCGATTTACCCACATCCACTAAAGATAAGTCCTTGTATTTGTTGACTCCTAAAGCGGATAGGGAAAATTCGTCAATTGGTTCTAATGCGAATAAAACTTCATAATCCATCTTTTTCATCTTCTCCAGACATGGAGAATTTTCGGCGGTTGTCCTATCCTCTGCCGTAAGGAAATAGATACATTTTTGCCCATCTTTCATCCTATCAATGTATTCATCCAATCCAGTGCGGGTGTTTCCACTTTTATTTGACCAAAATTGCACCAGAGATGCTAGAGATTGCTGATTCTCTTGATCCTCCACAACGCCGATCTTCAAATACTTGCCAAAGTGGTCATTAAACCTGTGCCACTTCTCATTAGTGGAATTTGCACGCAGATTGCGCAGCATTTCTATAGCCTTGGAAGCCAGTCTCTTGTTGATAATTGTGAGCATTCGCGATTTTTGTAGATGCTCACGTCCCACATTCAGTGGTAAATCATCAGAGTCCACAACACCTCGTACAAACGTTAGCCATCTGAATTAGATATTGaaatattgacaatttttaattatacttttatttaaatttccaaaatttgctagtatttaaaatttctaatttgaatgtaaattgtcatttaataatattggGTGTAACTTTATTTGCTTCTAATAAAACATTGGGTAAACCATTCAAAATATTGGTAATTAATGAACCAAAGGCGAATATTTTGGtataattacacattatttgatcaaaaaattaattccTCATTTCAATTCAGGAAAAATCAAGCCTTACCTTGGAATTGATTCTGCAAACTTATCGTTGATAAATACTCTTTTCACATACAACCTTATAGCTCTAGACTGGTCATCAAACATATTCCTAGACAATTCCCATGGTAGAGCCCCAGGGACGTAGATTATGCTACTAAAGGCAACTTGGCCTTCAACTTTGAAGTGGATGTATGACATAGGGTCGTCGTATGCCTTAAATGTAGACTTGTAAAATGCTATATAATCCTCTGGTTTAAGTTCTGATTCACTCCTTCTCCAAATGGGTAATTGAGTGTTGATTGTTTCCCACTCGTTACGTTTCTTAGTGACAGTTTTGTATCGCATGGGTTTGCCTTCAATAGTGTTATTTTCATCTGGTACACGATCATAGTCAATTTTCTCTACCCACAACTAGATTAGCTTTTATTGAAGtgtattgtttaaaatatttgtagacattttatataaataaatatcgAACAATTGTGGTTATACTTCTGTACTTATCATAAAATGGATCTTCAGTGGACTGCTGGATTCCAAGTGGGTTCGTACGAGGAACAACAACAGGTCTCGTGGAtattttaatcatttaagtacataattatatgtaatattacatttaataCGAATTAACATACTTGAATTGggaatttgacaaattcaGAATACTTTCTAAGCAACTCCTTAAGTTTATAATCCTC encodes:
- a CDS encoding Heat shock cognate 90 kDa protein (overlaps_old_locusTagID:BBM_III06220), yielding MKWLIRLVIPLSIVIDAAICMSRRYVYNFIIPVNSVNPSNSLLKRDIFAESADINEESTTSTNFDNDSGTNSSVQIVTRPPSETYNEETYTFKAEVNKVMDIIVNSLYTDKDVFLRELVSNAADALDKRRMNASSNAKPETFGSIRIKPDKVLNTLTIEDDGIGMTKNELINNIGTIAESGTAKFLKQIESGDFDSNLIGQFGVGFYSAFLVAERVDVYSKSYNDPNGIIHKWSSNSNGTFTVAEQKGGDVEKVLELGGTRIILHIRPECDEYLEDYKLKELLRKYSEFVKFPIQLWVEKIDYDRVPDENNTIEGKPMRYKTVTKKRNEWETINTQLPIWRRSESELKPEDYIAFYKSTFKAYDDPMSYIHFKVEGQVAFSSIIYVPGALPWELSRNMFDDQSRAIRLYVKRVFINDKFAESIPRWLTFVRGVVDSDDLPLNVGREHLQKSRMLTIINKRLASKAIEMLRNLRANSTNEKWHRFNDHFGKYLKIGVVEDQENQQSLASLVQFWSNKSGNTRTGLDEYIDRMKDGQKCIYFLTAEDRTTAENSPCLEKMKKMDYEVLFALEPIDEFSLSALGVNKYKDLSLVDVGKSDLKIDASTDQSNGSADDKSGTSSGFETLCAWMKDLLVEKVHDVRVSSRLTVSPAVLVQSEYGLSPSMQKYMRQQATAQGVQEEDVISNALMTKPVLEINTEHKIIRHLDELVKVDRLGDKPREIALQLFDVVSILGGYTIKEPSVFAKRVLNLMLSFVENNTSTGGTCSSDSPASKGGADA